ATGGTCTCGAAGAACGAACCGATCCAACACTCTGAATCCCGGCCGCCCGGGACCCAATCCTTCGGAGTTGACGACGAACCGCGCACTGTCGACGTTGGCGCGATGACCACACCGCCCGTAGCCCGACGCCTCCGCGAGGGCCAGCTCAAGAAGTCGCCGATCCGCGAGATCATGAAGCTTGCCGATCGTCGAAATATCATCGCGATGGGACTCGACCCCGACGACGTGATCTCCTTTGCCGGGGGATGGGTCAACCATGAGGCGCCCGACGGCCTAAGAGCCGAATACGCCCATGTAGCAAATGACCCACAGCTCTTCCACGAGCTGGGTGCCTACTCCCCGACCCGCGGCCTTCCGCGCTTCCGCGACATGATTCTCGCGGTCGATCAGGCGTTCTACGGGACGGAGGGCCTTGCCGACGAGCACCTCATTGTTGGCTCAAGCTCGACTCAGCTCACACATACACTGTTTTCCACACTTCTTGATCCAGGCGACCGAGTCGTTCTGTTCGACCCGTCGTATGCGAACTACGGTCCTCAGCTGAATCTCGGGCCGGACGGCGTCGAAATTATCTGGCTGCCGGTCTTCGATTCAGACGACTGGGCGTTCATGCCTGATCCCGAACAGGTCGTGGAGAATTTCTCGCACGTTCTGGCAGAGCACGCGCCGCGGCTGGTCCTCTTCTCGTCTCCTGACAACCCGACGAGCCAGCTCATCGGAGACGACGTCTTCTTCGAGATCGTGAACCGTGCGGCAGCCGCGAGTTGCTTCGTCGCGGTCGATTTCGCGTATCGGGCGCAGTGCTTCCAGCAACCCGAGCCAAAGTATTTCTCCGCGAGCCCTGCGGAGTTCCCGAACCTGATTCGGCTCCACTCGAACTCGAAGTGGTGTCGTGGACTCGGTCGCCGGCTCGGGTGGATCGAGGCGGCGCCTGAGGTGGTGAACGCCCTTGAAGTGGTGCAGCAGAGTACCGCGCTGTGTCCGGACTCGGTACACCAGTACGCGCTGGCCGCCTATCTAGAGAAGGCGCTCCCTGACGGCTCCCTCGCGACCTACATGGACGAAAGTCGGGATCTCTACCGCGCGGCAGCCGTGCACACGGTCGAATGTGTGCGGCGCCACATGAAGATGCCGTGCCTCGACGCGCACGGTGGCCTGTATACGGTCGCCGACGTGGGGCGAAACGGTGACGAGTTCGTCCGCGAAGTCCTGGCCAGCACTGGGGTCATTTTCGTACCCGGAAGCGGCTTCGGGCCGGCACTCGACAACGGCATCCGAATCTCGTTCGGCCCACTGGTGAACGACCTCGCCCGCATCGAGGAAGGGTTCGAGCGCGTAGGCGCTTTCCTCGGGAGCTAGCGATTCACCAGGCGGACCGAGTGAGATCTACGAGATCGGCCTCCTCGGTCTCGGCGGCGCAATGATCACCGAGAACCCAGCCTGACGCACCATTTCGTTGAAGTCGTCGAGGCGTGGGCCCATCAACTCCTCATTCGTGCCCTGATGCACCGTCCAGCGCGCACGCAGATCACCCAAAACATCGCGTGAGCCCATGCTCACTCCAGCTTCGGCACCATCCGCGTTCCCGTGTAGGAACACATACTGGAATTTGAGACGCGTCGGGAAGTTGATGACGGTCTGTCCGTCGACCGTGCGGCGCTGGTAGAGCGAGTCCGCGACGGTCTCCATTTCACCTGCCAGCTCACCACCGGCGGCGACGACCTCGGTCCCCGCTTCGTCATCCCCAATCTTTTCGACAAGCGACTCGATCTGGTCGCGCACATCGTTGTTGCGGGCCACACCACGGTGGATCGCAGTGAGTTCAGCAGCCACCTCGGCTACGAAAGCGTCCTGTGCGATGTAGTCAGACAACGTCGCCTCCACACGCGGGTCTATCCGGACCTCGAGTGGCTGGGTCATCGACCACTCGCCGACCGTCATCCGAACCAGGTAGTCACCCGGCACGACCCTCCGTCCAGCGAGGGATCCGAACACGTAGGCACCCGGAATATTCGGAATCGACTCATGCCGAAGATTCCACTGGATGCGGTTCGCTCGGCCCGACACACTCAGGGGGCTCGCACCCGGACTTAGCTCTTCGTCCGGCGTCGTACTCAGAGTCCGCACGACATCGCCCACTGCACTGAGGATCTCGATCGATACGGACTCACCCTCGGCAGGTTCAGCCCCCAGCATGAAGTCGATCATCGCGCCGCTCGGGCCATTCTGTCCCTCACCGCCGCCACCGAAGCCACCACCGCCGGCCAGTCGATAGGTGTGGCGAGGTGCAAAGAGGTGGCTCTCCCCGTCCACTACGTCAGCCGTCTGCTGAAGCGGTGACAGGTCGTCGAGAATCCAGAAACCGCGGCCTGAGGTCGCGACCACGAGATCGTTCTCGCGCTCGTGCACAATCAGGTCGTTGATCGGAGTGTTCGGGAGATTCAGCTGTAGCGACTGCCAGTCCCCGCCATCGAACGAGACATACATACCAAGTTCGGTGCCGGCGTACAGGAGCCCCGGGCGGCGCGGGTCCTCGCGGACCACGTGGACCCATGCGTCTTCAGCGAAGCCCTCCGAGATCTCATCCCACGATGCACCGTAGTCCCGCGTCACGTATGCCGTCGGCGTGAAGTCGTTGAACTTATAGTTATTCACCGCCGCATACGCCGTCGCCGGGTCGTGAGGGGAAACCGCGATCTCGTTGATCATGACCTCACCCCAGTCGTCCGGAGTGACATCGGTCCAGGAAGCACCCGCGTCGCGGGTTACGTGCACGAGGCCGTCGTCGCTGCCGGTCCAGATGGTTCCTTCCTCGTGCGGCGACTCGGTGAAGGCGTAGATGGTCCCGTAGATCTCACCGCCAGCTCCCTCGTTCGTGATCGGCCCACCACCGTAACCCTGCTTTTCGTCGTCATCGCGGGTCAGGTCAGGGCTGATTTCGTCCCATGTCATCCCCCGGTCGCGCGAGCGGACGACGTGATTCGAAGCGTGGTAGATCGTGCTCGGATCGTGCTGCGACACGAAGATGGGCGCGCTCCAGTTGTACCGGTATTTCATCTCCCGGCCCTGAAGCGCTGCAGGCATCACCGGATACGCCGCGATATCCCTCGACGCTGATGTGCGATGGTCGAACTCCGAGATGATCCCCATGTAGCATCCGGCGTACACGAGACGAGGATCGTCGCGGTCGAACGCGGGGCGGGCGCTTTCACAGCCACCAACCTGGTACCAGTCCTTCCACGAGATGCCTCCCGCCCCACGGCTCGCGATCGCAACAGAGCTGTTGTCCTGCTGACCACCGTAGATGTAGTAGGGGAAGCGATTGTCCACGTTGACGCGGTAGAACTGTGCAGTCGGCTGATTCTGCTGAGTGGACCAGGAGCGCCCACCGTTGAACGACACGTTCGCGCCACCGTCATTGGCACCCACCATCACACGGTTGTCGTTGGGGCTGATCCACAGGTCGTGTGTATCGCCGTGAGGAACCGAGACGTTGGTGAAGGTCCGCCCTCCGTCGATCGACTTCATCATGGGGGCGTTCAGGACGTAGACCGTCTCCTCGTCGAGCGGGTCAGCGAACACCTCGATGTAGTACCACGCTCGTGCGCGGATCGTCCAGTTGTCCGTCATGAGCGACCAGGATTCTCCGGCATCGTCAGAGCGAAACAGCCCACCGCCCGGATCGGCTTCGACCATTGCGAAGAGCCGGTCTGGATTTGCGCGCGAGACATCGATGGACGTCTTGCCCATGAGATCCGGGAAGCCGGAGTTGATTTCCTGCCAGGTATCTCCGCCGTCGAGTGATTTGTAGAAGCCACTCCCTTCCCCGCCACTAACCACCTGCCAGGGAAGCCGGCGGTGGTCCCAGAAGGATGCGTAGAGAATGCGCGGATTGGTCATGTCCATGGCCAGATCTGACGCCCCGGAATTCTGATCGACGTAGAGAATGAGTTCCCAGTTCTCACCGCCGTCTTCAGAGCGGTAGATCCCTCTTTCCGGGTTGGGGCCATACGGCGCGCCCTGCGCGGCGACGTAGACCACGTCTGGATCGTTCGGGTGGACACGAATGCGAGAGATCGATCGAGTCATGTCGAGACCGAGATGGTGCCACGTTCGCCCGGCATCTGTCGACCGATAGACCCCATCACCGTGGGAGGTCATCACTCCCCGAATCGCGTGCTCCCCCATCCCGACATACACGACGTTCGGATCGGACTCGGAGACGGAGATCGCGCCCACCGACGATGTCTCCAGTTGGCCATCCGAGACGTTTGCCCAGGTGGTGCCGGCATCAGTGGTCTTCCACACGCCTCCCCCGACCGTGCCCATGTAGTACGTGAGCGGGTCACCCACGACGCCGGTCGAGGCGACAGACCGCCCACCCCTGAAGGGCCCGATGCTCCGCCACTGCATACCTGAGTAGAGCCCGGGGTCCACGGCTGCTTCCTGTGCGACCAGAGGTTGTACGACAGCACTCGCGGCGACGAGGACCAGAAATGCGCGAATTGCACCAGAGACACCGAATCGGCCAGACATCAGAACTCCATAAAAGAAGGGGCTGAGAAGATCCCTGTGCCCCTTGCTCGCGGGCAAGGGGGTGGGCTGCTAGAGGTCGATGAGGGGCGCCGGTCGCGTATTCACACCTCCAATGGCGAGACCGTTCCGGAAACCCTCCGGACCGCCATGAATGAGTACGCTGTGCACCGAACACTTCGGGCCCTGGCCCTCACCGCCCTGATCGCGGCCTCCGCCTGCTCCGAAGGCGGCCGGAGAACGTCCAGGAACTACCTCCCCCGCGAGGCGTACGTGACCTGCCCGCCCCTGCCTCGGGAGTCCGTATGCTTCGCACTCGACTCACTGCGCTCGCCGTCATCACCTTCGCCACCTCCCCGGCCGAGGTTCACGCGCAGTCCATCGATGACCCCGCACGCCTCGCAGGCATTGAGCGCGTTCAGCTACGCGCTGATGCCGCCTGGGACGAGATGATCACGCAGTCCGCGGGTGGTGCGACAGGATCTCAGTTCAAAGAAGCGCTTCGGATGACATTCAGCGACGCGATCACATCTGCGGACGCAGCCCCCAGCGTGGTCGCGGGAGCGCCCCTGACCGTGGTCTGCCACGTGGACACATTCTACGAAACTGGGCAGATCGTGTATTCCCTGCGCACCCAGCTCGAGCGCTCCGGCGACGACGGCCAGCCGGTCATTGTCTGGATCAAGAGTTGGGTCGGAAACTTCAGTGTGCAGCAGATGCACGTGATGTTCACGCTCGGGGACCAGTGCGCTGAGAGTTTCCTGGACGACTGGAAGAGCGTGAACTAATTGCGCGATGACGTCGTGGAGTAGGGTTTCGGCTACCTCCGTCGGGCGGAAATCACGCCCGGCGTAGTTGCAGGTCAGCTTCCCGGGCCGCCCTGGGTCACCCCGTCCTCTTCGGTCTCTCGCTGCGGCAGACCTACTCGCGGCCTTTGCCGTCCGGATCTCGGACAGGGACAGCTTCATTCCGTGAGGCCGCGCTAATCCGCCGGCGTCGCCGGAGTAAGCCCAATCTCGATGTTCTCGAACGTGCCGGCACCCTGACCACAAAAACTCGCGAGCCTCATCTGCTCAGTCTCGAAGCCTACGCGCACGACTGCGATGATGAGCGGATCGCAGTTCGGATCGCGCTGCCCCGGTGGTGGCCCTGACTCAAGCTCCCAAGAACCGGCAGCATCTGTAATGTCCGTATCCCGAACGGCCGTCGTCAAATCAAGCGGAGCCGTGTACCTCAGCGTCATCTGA
This genomic interval from Longimicrobiales bacterium contains the following:
- a CDS encoding pyridoxal phosphate-dependent aminotransferase, encoding MTTPPVARRLREGQLKKSPIREIMKLADRRNIIAMGLDPDDVISFAGGWVNHEAPDGLRAEYAHVANDPQLFHELGAYSPTRGLPRFRDMILAVDQAFYGTEGLADEHLIVGSSSTQLTHTLFSTLLDPGDRVVLFDPSYANYGPQLNLGPDGVEIIWLPVFDSDDWAFMPDPEQVVENFSHVLAEHAPRLVLFSSPDNPTSQLIGDDVFFEIVNRAAAASCFVAVDFAYRAQCFQQPEPKYFSASPAEFPNLIRLHSNSKWCRGLGRRLGWIEAAPEVVNALEVVQQSTALCPDSVHQYALAAYLEKALPDGSLATYMDESRDLYRAAAVHTVECVRRHMKMPCLDAHGGLYTVADVGRNGDEFVREVLASTGVIFVPGSGFGPALDNGIRISFGPLVNDLARIEEGFERVGAFLGS